From the genome of Pelobacter propionicus DSM 2379, one region includes:
- the yedF gene encoding sulfurtransferase-like selenium metabolism protein YedF has protein sequence MLNDLDCRGLECPAPVLRVRQFIEEENPAAIAVLVDNDAARQNVSRFLEHHSYRVSSEQQGGRFRVVGTRTEGAAVPETMTPSPVREKRESGAGKIMVLITSETMGHGDDALGDMLMFNFLKTLKEMGPELWRVVFVNSGVKFTADGSEGVPVLRELVESGVGIMACGACLAYFHILDKIQVGEVTNMLEVVTAMKRADSVITV, from the coding sequence ATGCTGAACGATCTCGATTGCCGCGGTCTGGAATGTCCCGCCCCGGTGCTGCGGGTCAGACAATTCATCGAAGAGGAAAACCCCGCCGCCATTGCGGTGCTTGTCGACAATGATGCGGCGCGGCAGAATGTGAGTCGTTTTCTGGAACACCACAGCTATCGGGTCAGCAGCGAGCAACAGGGGGGCCGGTTCAGGGTTGTCGGCACGAGAACCGAGGGGGCTGCTGTTCCGGAAACCATGACGCCATCGCCTGTGCGGGAAAAGCGGGAGAGCGGGGCAGGGAAGATCATGGTCCTGATCACCAGCGAAACCATGGGACATGGCGATGACGCCCTGGGAGACATGCTCATGTTCAATTTCCTGAAGACCTTGAAAGAGATGGGACCGGAACTCTGGCGTGTCGTCTTCGTAAACAGCGGCGTGAAGTTCACGGCGGATGGCTCCGAAGGGGTTCCCGTCCTGCGGGAACTTGTCGAAAGCGGAGTCGGGATCATGGCCTGCGGCGCGTGCCTGGCCTACTTCCACATTCTGGACAAGATTCAGGTTGGGGAGGTCACGAACATGCTTGAGGTTGTCACCGCCATGAAACGTGCCGACAGCGTTATCACGGTGTAG